TTTAGATTGGTGGATGATGAATTCTGTTGCTGAAGTGACATTTTAATTCATTTCGATTATTTCCAACTGCTAGATGCAAAAAAGCCAGAGGCATCGCGTGAAGCGGACTCACCTCCTGCTGAACTTTTACCAACTTTCAAGCCTTCGATCGCTAATGTTAATTCTTCGATCGCTACAGAATCCCCATCTGCTTGTAATGTAGAAGTTTTCCAAGCTACAGGAATACTACCAATGAGAGTCCAACTTTTCATTAACTCACCTGCTTGGTTAAATACAAGAATATTAACATTACGCCGTTTATTTTTTTGCTCGAATACTTCGCCTAGCCATTGAGTAAAAGTTGGATCGTTTGTAATTCCACGTTTGAGAGTAACGTCTGTAAATTCTGCATGACCGAGAGTAATTCTTTGCTGATCGTTGACTCCTCCCTCAAAGTAAACATCTTTTTGAATTTGAACGCCAAGCTCCGAACACTCAGAAAAACAAGCAACAATACTACTACCTATTTCTATATAAAAATGATTGGTAGTAATGTAGTTGTTAACATGGCTGCTGAAAGTTGTCTTAGGCATCCTATATCCTTGTTCTACGATAATTATTCAGTCTTTCTTGCTGAGATTGTAGATCTGTTAGTAACAGATCGTAAACTCGCTCTGTTAGCTTATTTGCAAGGATTGGATTTCTAAGATATGTTTCTGCTGCTAACAAAATGTCACTATCGAATCTAGTAGTCACTGGCACGTAAGTTGCTGGAGAAGTCATGCTTCCAGAAGAAAAAACAGAAGGATTTACCTGCATTTCAACTATAAAAAGAGATATCTATATTTATGCTACGATTTAGGCACTGCACTTGAAACTAGCCAAAAGTCGAACTAATACTTCTCTAATTTGACTGCTACGACATTTTCTTTTAGGAGCGCGATCGCGAGCTGCGAATCCAGGCTTCTATCTTGCGAATTAAGCGTCTAATGATGCGATATAGGCTGAATGTAGTGCGTAGAGTGGCTCTGCGTATTTGCTGAGAAATTCTCCAAAAGCGTAGCAAGAGGGGTTGCCTTTGGTAAATCGTCCGATTTACATCATTTTGTCTCGATGAGTTAACGCCTTGATATATGGTGCGATCGGGTTGATTTTGTCTTGGTGAGTTAACGCTTTGATATATGGTGCGATCGGGTTGATTTTGTCCTGGTGAAGCTACACCTTGGTAGAGCGTCTGATTTTGATTTGGTTGGTTTTGTTCTGGTGAAGTATCGCCTTGGTAGATTGTCTCATTTGATTGGTTTTGTCTTGATGAAGCATCGCCTTGGTAAATTGTCTCATGCGATCGGTTTTGTTCTGGTGAGGCATCGCCTTGATATATGGTGCTATCTGGGGAACTGGGTGCAGTTAAAGCATCACTTTGATATATCGTTCGATCCGAATCCCGATCGCTAGAGTCCGATATTTGTGGTGTTGATGCAGATTCGGCAGCAATCTGAGCAATGGTATTAGAATCATCTACCTCTGGTTTTGCTAAGGGGATCGCTTGCCGAGGCACAGTTGGGCTATCTGATATTGCTGGTGATGGCGATTGAACGATTGTAGTGCTAGAACTAGTTGAGGTGACGGAGGGACTAGAAGCGATCGCCGCTGACAAAGCTTGCTTCAAGTCTGCGATCGTCGCAAAACGATCTTCAGGAGATTTCTGCAAACACTTCAGCACTAAAGCCTCTAGCTGTGGGGAGATCTGTTCGCCTCCAGGCTGCGATCGCAATGGCTGTGGCGATCGAGAAGTATGTGCTTTTGCCCAAGTAGCTTCACCGATCTGCTGGGTTTCAGAGCCAAGCCCAAAAGGATCGGTGCCGCTGAGCATCCTGTAAAAAATGATTCCCCAACTATAGATGTCAGCCCGTCCGTCAATTTCTTGCGAGATGACTATTTGCTCTGGAGCGGCGTAACGAAAAGTTCCGAGAAATATATCTGTAAAAACCGTATACTTACTCTGGCTCAAAGTCTCGCGAATTTTTTTAGCAATACCAAAGTCAAGAATCTTGACCAACCCTCCCAGTGCTGTTGGGACTAAAAAGATATTGTCTGGCTTGAGATCCCGATGTACGATCTTTACCCGCTCGCCCTTTAGCACAACTCCAGCGTGAGCCAGTTGCAAACCCGCACAAACCTGTCTCATAATCTCTGCCGTGCGCTTGACATTCAATCGCTTTTGTCGCTGAAGCAATCGTCCTAGACTTTCTCCTTCTAGATATTCCATCACGTAGAAAGGAAAGTCTTCTGGAGTAGTGCCAAAATCTAAAATTTTGACGATATGTTCGCTGTTGAGAGCCCTACACAGCTCGACCTCGCGCTGAAATCGCTGATACATCTCTGTCGATTTTGCTAGCGATTCCTTCAGCAGTTTCAGCGCCACTGGTTTGTTCAACTTGGTGTCTATTGCCAGGTAGACTTCTCCCATACCACCTACACTGAGGCATTTTGATATGCGGTAGCGATCGCCCTCACCAACTAGGCGATCGATCCAAGGATTGTTCTGTGAGGGAGAACTCATTGTTGTATCACTCCAGCGTTTTGAGCGGATTGCTTAGCAAGAGCGTCACTCCGGTTGCACTAATGAGATTTTGAGACGCACTAGCTGATTTTGACCGAGTTGCAATTCGTCTCCATGATTGAGGCGATAGGATGAGCCAGGGGTGAGTAGATTGCCATTAAGATAGCTACCATTACGACTACTATCGACGATCGTATAGGCGTGTTGCGATTTATCCCAAAAGAGGCGGGCATGAGAACGAGAAATTACCCCTTCATCAGGAATTCCGCTTAAATCGATTTCTGGAGCCTTATCGCTAGAGCGATCGCGACGACCGACGATCCCTGCTTCTCCAGATAAATAAAAATCTTTGCCGCTAGGATGACTTAACTTTAGTTGAGGACGGAGAGAATTCGCTTTGGCGGGTGGCGGTGGCTGAGGTCGAGCAGTGGATGGTTGAGTCGCAGATATTGAAGCAGCCGGAGATTCACCCACTGTCCCTAAAGGAGTACCGCACATGGGACAGACCTTGGCATTGTTGGGCAAGATCCGATTAAAAAAGACGCAGCTGGGTTCGGGGCAACGATTCGCCATAGATCGGGTAGTTAGAGAAAGGACATAGAAGGCTGATAGTTTCTAGGGATAGATTGGAGTGGCACGAGTCCGGTTTGCTGTAAGAGAAACTGCCCGTCACGAGTCTTGAGCAAATCGGCAAACATTGGAGCAGATTTAAACCCAGTCAGGCTGTTATCGTTAGGATAAACAATCGCTAAGGGAAAACCCAAGGGATAAGTGCGTTGGCGATATGCTTCGACATTGGGAAAAGGTTTTTTTTCCTGACATAAGTTATCAGCCGGAGTAATCGGTACGAGCTTGTTGTCAGTTGTCTCTCGTAGTAAAGCCTGCACGGGTTTCGCGTTTCCTTGGACTAAATCTAAAGGAAACACCTTACATTGATCCCACGTTTGCACAAGCGTACCAAAACTAATTGTACCAGCCTCTAATTGCTGCCCTTGCTGCTCGGCGAAATCAATTGCTCTTAAAGTCTGAAAGGTCGAGCGTTGTTTTATCTGTCTAAACTTAGCGATCGCTTCTGGATCGTTATTTAAAACTATTTTTTCAAATATTTGTAAAGCTTCTGGTTCTAGCGGTCTATAGGGTTTAGTGGTGAGATTGGGAAGATTGGGGTTAAGGTCTTGCCAATTCTTCACCTGACCTGTAAAAATTTTTCGCAAATCGTCAAGACTAATTTTTCCCTGTAAAGCGGCGGGAAGATTTTGAGCTTTGTAAGCAGGTACAAATACGAGTAAACCATCGTAGCCAATCTGTTCGCTGTTGAGCGAGGTGGGTAATTTGTCTATTAAACTCGTAATCGCAAAGTTTGCTTGATTGTTCTGCTCGGTCACTGCTTTCAACGGAGAACCTGGAAATTTGGGTTTTATATAATTAAACTCGGCAGCAATATCCATGCGAGGAAGAGTCAAGATATCGTTGAGGGGGCGATTGCTCAAAGGTCTTTTACCTACAACAGTCGTCCAAGTACTATCTCGTTCTGCTGTATAAGGATATCTACCAGCCACGATCGTATTGAGATCGTTAAAGCTAGGAACCAAACGCTGAAATTCAGTAAAATCAACCGCTTCTTCCCGATTGAACTGCGATCGCACTAGCCATAAAAGTCCCCCTAGTAAAAGCAACGGCAATCCTACCAGCCAGAGCAACTGTCGCCTTCCGATTTTACTTTCAAAGGTGCGCGGGGCTGCTGTCGTTGCCATCTTGGTACTTGGAAGTTGTAACAACGCCTGACGTGCTGCTTCTGCACTGGGAAAAGGAGTTTCTAGTCCTAACAAGTGGTAAAGGAATTCTCTTAAGGCTGAATCGGTTTTAGACCAAAGCTGTACGTTGCGCGGATCGGGCGATCGCTCCGATGTTGGTTCCTGAGCGCGTCCCAACCCCAGATAGAAAGCAACATAACCTAAAGCTACGAGATCTTGCGCTGGTTCTGGGATCGAAAATGTATTAGGCGGAGGGTCAAAAAGCCTTTCCCAAGCGGCAAGGTCGCAGGTGTAGATGTAGGAATTTTCGGTCGCGATTAAACTCTCCAAGCAGAGATTACCGTGAGCCATTCCCCCTCGCACTTGCCCAGACGGTAAGCGGAATTTCTGAGCGTGCAGAAATTGTAGGGTTTGCAGAACTTGAGTCAGCAAGTCACGCACTCGCTCCGGCGACATTGCCCCGTTTTGTTGCAATACTTGACTTAAATTCGGAGCAGCAGCTATGTTACCCAAAGTAATTAGGTAACAGCGATCGCCTTGTCGGTCGGCAATAGCTTCCCAAGGCATAAGCAAGCGGAAATCTGGCGATTGATTATTGACCGAACTTATCCCTGCAATCTGTGTAAACTTGTCTTTTCGCTGCTGAGCTTCCTCGGCGTTAAAATAACGGCTCGGCAACAGGTATTCTTTAATAACCACTGGCTTACCATCACTGATTTGAACGCCCTTGTACAAGCGTCCCATTCCCTGCGATCGCACAAACTCTGTAATGCGATAAATGTCTCGACTGCCGCGAATTTCTGCCTGTTTTGGTAAAGTGGCAGGAAA
The DNA window shown above is from Chroococcidiopsis sp. SAG 2025 and carries:
- a CDS encoding phage tail protein; the protein is MPKTTFSSHVNNYITTNHFYIEIGSSIVACFSECSELGVQIQKDVYFEGGVNDQQRITLGHAEFTDVTLKRGITNDPTFTQWLGEVFEQKNKRRNVNILVFNQAGELMKSWTLIGSIPVAWKTSTLQADGDSVAIEELTLAIEGLKVGKSSAGGESASRDASGFFASSSWK
- a CDS encoding substrate-binding domain-containing protein; amino-acid sequence: MPTTDPYARSYRCWQNAPLSCDRPLKTAEEVPNAKFCLECGFPATLPKQAEIRGSRDIYRITEFVRSQGMGRLYKGVQISDGKPVVIKEYLLPSRYFNAEEAQQRKDKFTQIAGISSVNNQSPDFRLLMPWEAIADRQGDRCYLITLGNIAAAPNLSQVLQQNGAMSPERVRDLLTQVLQTLQFLHAQKFRLPSGQVRGGMAHGNLCLESLIATENSYIYTCDLAAWERLFDPPPNTFSIPEPAQDLVALGYVAFYLGLGRAQEPTSERSPDPRNVQLWSKTDSALREFLYHLLGLETPFPSAEAARQALLQLPSTKMATTAAPRTFESKIGRRQLLWLVGLPLLLLGGLLWLVRSQFNREEAVDFTEFQRLVPSFNDLNTIVAGRYPYTAERDSTWTTVVGKRPLSNRPLNDILTLPRMDIAAEFNYIKPKFPGSPLKAVTEQNNQANFAITSLIDKLPTSLNSEQIGYDGLLVFVPAYKAQNLPAALQGKISLDDLRKIFTGQVKNWQDLNPNLPNLTTKPYRPLEPEALQIFEKIVLNNDPEAIAKFRQIKQRSTFQTLRAIDFAEQQGQQLEAGTISFGTLVQTWDQCKVFPLDLVQGNAKPVQALLRETTDNKLVPITPADNLCQEKKPFPNVEAYRQRTYPLGFPLAIVYPNDNSLTGFKSAPMFADLLKTRDGQFLLQQTGLVPLQSIPRNYQPSMSFL
- a CDS encoding FHA domain-containing protein is translated as MANRCPEPSCVFFNRILPNNAKVCPMCGTPLGTVGESPAASISATQPSTARPQPPPPAKANSLRPQLKLSHPSGKDFYLSGEAGIVGRRDRSSDKAPEIDLSGIPDEGVISRSHARLFWDKSQHAYTIVDSSRNGSYLNGNLLTPGSSYRLNHGDELQLGQNQLVRLKISLVQPE
- a CDS encoding serine/threonine-protein kinase, which gives rise to MSSPSQNNPWIDRLVGEGDRYRISKCLSVGGMGEVYLAIDTKLNKPVALKLLKESLAKSTEMYQRFQREVELCRALNSEHIVKILDFGTTPEDFPFYVMEYLEGESLGRLLQRQKRLNVKRTAEIMRQVCAGLQLAHAGVVLKGERVKIVHRDLKPDNIFLVPTALGGLVKILDFGIAKKIRETLSQSKYTVFTDIFLGTFRYAAPEQIVISQEIDGRADIYSWGIIFYRMLSGTDPFGLGSETQQIGEATWAKAHTSRSPQPLRSQPGGEQISPQLEALVLKCLQKSPEDRFATIADLKQALSAAIASSPSVTSTSSSTTIVQSPSPAISDSPTVPRQAIPLAKPEVDDSNTIAQIAAESASTPQISDSSDRDSDRTIYQSDALTAPSSPDSTIYQGDASPEQNRSHETIYQGDASSRQNQSNETIYQGDTSPEQNQPNQNQTLYQGVASPGQNQPDRTIYQSVNSPRQNQPDRTIYQGVNSSRQNDVNRTIYQRQPLLLRFWRISQQIRRATLRTTFSLYRIIRRLIRKIEAWIRSSRSRS